One Xyrauchen texanus isolate HMW12.3.18 chromosome 2, RBS_HiC_50CHRs, whole genome shotgun sequence genomic window carries:
- the LOC127660552 gene encoding cysteine-rich secretory protein LCCL domain-containing 2-like, with amino-acid sequence MHRFVSFALLFLGARLAASLFLPDSLQLRQLMQRYQDELEPNSTNADAPIRTRRAIRWSDREEILQLHNKLRGEVYPTASNMEYMVWDDELEKSATYWAEQCQWEHGPQNLLMSIGQNLAVHWGRYRSPVYHVQAWYDEVKDYTYPYPHECNPYCPERCSGPMCTHYTQLVWATTNRVGCAVHQCPRMNVWGEIWENAIYLVCNYSPKGNWIGEAPYQQGRPCSQCPPSYGGGCRDKLCYKGVSEHHESPDMNEVEKPQQPLQPRTTPTKPQSKPSTPKKLVSTRPSSPKSISTAYLAQNIKCETKMRDKCKGATCNRYNCPANCLNKKGKVWGTLYYDVQSSICRAAIHNGVIDNNGGLVDTKRKDNFPFFVKATKNGVESFSKYKPGNAFMVSKVEEQTIDCYTTVAEICPFRQASSHCPRVFCPANCINEPSYWATVVGTNIYGDGSSICRAAIHAGVIKAGGGYVDVLALDKRKSYTGTMRNGIQSESKTNTEGGSFRVFAVRE; translated from the exons ATGCACAGATTCGTTTCCTTTGCGCTGCTATTCTTGGGTGCCAGGTTGGCTGCTTCCCTGTTCCTGCCCGACTCCCTGCAGCTCAGGCAGCTAATGCAACGCTACCAAGATGAGTTGGAGCCCAACAGCACAAATGCTGATGCACCCATTCGCACCCGCAGAGCCATCCGGTGGTCGGACCGGGAAGAGATTCTGCAACTACACAACAAATTGAGAGGAGAAGTGTATCCCACTGCATCCAACATGGAGTACATG GTATGGGATGATGAACTGGAGAAGTCAGCGACTTATTGGGCGGAACAGTGCCAATGGGAACACGGGCCTCAAAATCTGCTCATGTCCATTGGGCAGAACCTGGCAGTGCACTGGGGCAG GTACCGATCTCCTGTCTACCATGTGCAGGCGTGGTATGATGAGGTGAAGGACTACACCTACCCTTACCCTCATGAGTGCAATCCCTATTGCCCCGAGCGCTGCTCTGGACCCATGTGTACACATTACACCCAG CTGGTCTGGGCAACAACCAATCGTGTGGGCTGTGCAGTGCACCAGTGTCCACGTATGAATGTGTGGGGTGAAATCTGGGAGAATGCCATCTATCTGGTCTGCAACTACTCGCCCAA AGGAAACTGGATCGGCGAAGCCCCGTACCAACAAGGCCGCCCCTGCTCCCAATGCCCACCAAGCTATGGAGGAGGCTGCAGGGACAAACTTTGTTACAAGG GAGTCTCTGAACACCATGAGTCTCCAGATATGAATGAGGTGGAGAAGCCTCAGCAGCCCCTACAACCTCGCACTACTCCAACCAAGCCTCAGTCCAAACCCTCCACTCCTAAGAAGCTTGTATCTACCAGACCCTCCTCACCCAAATCTATAAGCACCGCATATCTAG CTCAAAATATTAAGTGCGAGACAAAAATGAGGGACAAATGTAAAGGAGCAACCTGCAACAG GTACAACTGCCCAGCCAACTGCTTAAACAAGAAAGGGAAAGTGTGGGGGACACTCTACTATGATGTT CAATCAAGTATTTGTCGCGCTGCTATCCACAATGGTGTAATCGACAACAATGGTGGCCTTGTGGATACCAAAAGAAAAGACAACTTCCCATTCTTTGTAAAGGCAACCAAGAATGGTGTCGAGTCATTCAG tAAATATAAACCCGGCAATGCATTTATGGTGTCAAAAGTGGAAG AGCAAACTATAGACTGCTACACGACAGTAGCTGAGATTTGTCCATTCAGGCAGGCTTCCTCTCACTGCCCAAG AGTATTCTGCCCTGCCAACTGCATAAATGAACCTTCATACTGGGCTACAGTGGTCGGCACCAACATCTACGGTGAC GGTTCCAGTATCTGCCGAGCAGCTATCCATGCTGGAGTGATCAAAGCTGGCGGGGGCTATGTGGATGTTCTGGCTCTGGATAAGAGGAAAAGTTATACTGGGACCATGAGGAATGGCATCCAATCTGAGAG TAAAACCAATACAGAAGGTGGTTCGTTTCGAGTCTTTGCTGTTCGGGAGTGA